The Pirellulimonas nuda genome includes a region encoding these proteins:
- the tsaB gene encoding tRNA (adenosine(37)-N6)-threonylcarbamoyltransferase complex dimerization subunit type 1 TsaB — MGTPKEPLNLGRTEISVNPQPPQPGLPGYVFALETSGRFGSLALLEPRAGSVTTVAEVALPRDRRTAQTLPASVQALLAEARITAGGLADGAIGLVAVAVGPGSFTGLRIGVTAAKMLAYVAGAPVVGVNTLDALACQAGFGAGPVWGVLDAQRGEWFASRYPSDGPPDEGDRVRILSDAALAGLVRPGDRVAGTPLARLTGQMPSGVELIESEPLAATIGQLGWSLAAKGESTDAFALAPKYYRKSAAEEVADAAAR, encoded by the coding sequence TTGGGGACGCCGAAAGAACCCCTAAACCTAGGACGCACGGAGATTTCGGTCAACCCGCAGCCCCCGCAACCCGGTCTGCCCGGGTACGTCTTTGCGCTCGAAACCTCGGGTCGTTTCGGTTCGCTCGCGCTGCTCGAGCCGCGGGCCGGGTCGGTTACGACGGTCGCAGAGGTCGCACTGCCGCGGGACCGCCGCACCGCACAGACCCTGCCGGCGAGCGTTCAAGCCCTGCTGGCGGAGGCCCGGATCACCGCGGGGGGGCTCGCCGATGGGGCCATCGGCTTGGTGGCGGTGGCCGTGGGGCCGGGGTCGTTCACCGGCCTGCGGATCGGCGTCACCGCGGCCAAGATGCTGGCCTACGTGGCGGGGGCGCCGGTGGTGGGGGTGAACACCCTCGACGCCCTGGCCTGCCAGGCCGGCTTCGGGGCCGGGCCGGTGTGGGGGGTGCTGGACGCCCAGCGCGGAGAGTGGTTCGCGAGCCGCTACCCCAGCGACGGGCCGCCGGACGAAGGGGACCGTGTCCGCATCCTCTCCGACGCCGCCCTGGCGGGCCTCGTTCGGCCCGGCGACCGCGTGGCGGGCACGCCGCTGGCGAGGCTTACTGGCCAGATGCCTTCGGGGGTCGAGCTGATCGAGTCGGAGCCGCTGGCCGCCACCATCGGCCAGCTAGGCTGGTCGCTGGCCGCAAAGGGAGAGTCGACCGACGCGTTCGCGCTGGCGCCAAAGTACTACCGCAAGAGCGCCGCAGAAGAAGTCGCCGACGCAGCGGCGCGTTAG
- a CDS encoding metallophosphoesterase family protein, with the protein MKRAIISDIHANLEALESVLEHIRDQGVTEIFCLGDVIGYGPNPCECLDRVIKHTSVSLLGNHDQGALFDPEGFNSGAERAIFWTRDQLENSRGNRDDIDRRWDFLGGLPRIHRDADWLYVHGSPRNPVNEYVFPEDIYNQKKMEKLFSLVPHGCFQGHTHVPGVFTESRNFTSPDEMGYVYKITPEKFMVNVGSVGQPRDGDPRSCYVVQEDDKITFHRVDYDRGVTANKIYGIPDLDDFLGDRIKQGR; encoded by the coding sequence TTGAAACGTGCGATCATCAGCGACATCCACGCCAATCTAGAGGCGTTGGAATCGGTCCTCGAACACATCCGCGACCAAGGGGTCACGGAGATCTTCTGCCTGGGAGACGTGATCGGCTACGGCCCCAACCCGTGCGAATGCCTCGATCGCGTCATCAAGCACACCAGTGTAAGCCTGCTGGGGAACCACGACCAAGGGGCCTTGTTCGACCCTGAGGGCTTCAATTCTGGCGCCGAGCGGGCCATCTTCTGGACCCGCGACCAGCTAGAGAACTCCCGCGGCAACCGCGACGACATCGACCGCCGGTGGGACTTCCTGGGCGGGCTGCCCCGCATCCACCGCGACGCCGACTGGCTGTACGTGCACGGCTCGCCCCGCAACCCGGTGAACGAGTACGTCTTCCCCGAAGACATCTACAACCAGAAGAAGATGGAGAAGCTGTTCAGCCTGGTGCCGCACGGCTGCTTCCAAGGCCACACCCACGTGCCGGGCGTCTTCACCGAGAGCCGCAACTTCACCTCGCCCGACGAGATGGGTTACGTCTACAAGATCACCCCGGAAAAGTTCATGGTGAACGTCGGCTCGGTAGGCCAGCCGCGCGACGGCGACCCCCGCTCGTGCTACGTGGTGCAGGAAGACGACAAGATCACCTTCCACCGCGTCGACTACGACCGCGGCGTGACCGCCAACAAGATCTACGGAATCCCCGACCTCGACGACTTCCTCGGCGACCGCATCAAGCAGGGACGCTAA
- the yidC gene encoding membrane protein insertase YidC: MTRISPQSKEQPFDQRLLTFVLLSAAVVMLWSQSMAPKPPVEPKDKPAADAVARQDDELDEEGSDAADGEAADPDKPDAEAPLVEDQPAVDPARVTFGSLASDGPYRMLVSANNIGGAIERIELSSEQYRDLHDRAGYLGSLELSETMTVRQVGAGTPAALAGIEVGDTLASVAGKTVDSPQAVAKALAETKPGDTLKVGVRRGDADKQLEVKLERRPLDVIRPELENILLFADKPPADFRPTPSFLLRLESVGDRGTDSTAIRAANRQLTREAWKVESTTDASVTFTMRLAKLGLDVVKRFTLVEVPEAQRSDPLTPAYHFVLGVEVRNLLDAPQKVAYRLEGPNGLPIEGWWFSNKIGQGWGQYGIRDVVARLAGNQVVQQRASSIAEGDGEVMEGAPVAFAGVDAQYFAVVMLPEKETLEQVWFDKVEPVLATPLLEAGPKDGWNKPAATWNNPTISLVHEPVELAAAGAEGDTLSEGFKVFAGPKRPDLLAKYYAADQPAYNLQGILQYGWFGPVAKVMLAILHVFNSVVGNYGVAIIMLTVLVRGIMFPLSRKQAQNMVLMQTLKPEMDRIAEKYKTDMDKRAKAQQELFRKHKYNPMGGCLPMFIQLPIFLGLYRALAVDVELRQAPLFTESIRFCSNLAAPDMFYDWSAMVPRWFQNGQGIFALGPYFNLLPILTICLFLLQQKMFMPPAANEQAAMQQKMMKYMMVFFGLMFFKVPSGLCLYFIASSLWGIAERKLLPKPALPADAAPVMSKPTSVSPNRNGSSGAARNAKKKKRR; the protein is encoded by the coding sequence ATGACGCGGATTTCTCCCCAGTCGAAGGAGCAACCCTTCGACCAGCGGCTGCTTACTTTTGTGCTGCTTAGCGCCGCGGTGGTGATGCTGTGGTCGCAGTCGATGGCGCCCAAGCCCCCCGTCGAACCCAAGGACAAGCCGGCCGCCGACGCCGTGGCCCGGCAGGACGACGAGCTGGATGAAGAAGGCTCCGACGCCGCAGACGGCGAAGCGGCCGACCCCGACAAACCAGACGCCGAGGCCCCGCTGGTAGAAGACCAGCCCGCGGTCGATCCGGCCCGCGTCACCTTCGGCTCGCTGGCCTCGGACGGCCCCTACCGGATGCTGGTGTCGGCCAACAACATCGGCGGCGCCATCGAGCGGATCGAGCTCTCCTCCGAACAGTACCGCGATCTTCATGACCGGGCCGGCTACCTCGGTTCGCTCGAGCTGAGCGAAACGATGACCGTCCGGCAGGTCGGCGCCGGCACCCCCGCGGCGCTGGCGGGGATCGAGGTCGGCGACACGCTGGCGTCCGTCGCCGGCAAGACGGTCGATTCACCCCAGGCCGTGGCCAAGGCGCTCGCCGAGACCAAGCCGGGCGACACGCTCAAGGTCGGCGTCCGGCGGGGCGACGCCGACAAGCAGCTCGAGGTCAAGCTCGAACGCCGGCCGCTGGACGTGATCCGGCCCGAGCTGGAGAACATCCTGCTCTTTGCAGACAAACCCCCGGCCGACTTCCGGCCCACCCCTTCGTTCTTGCTGCGTCTGGAGAGCGTCGGCGACCGCGGGACCGACAGCACCGCCATCCGGGCCGCGAACCGCCAGCTCACGCGCGAAGCGTGGAAGGTGGAATCCACGACCGACGCCTCCGTGACGTTCACCATGCGGCTGGCGAAGCTGGGGCTCGATGTCGTCAAGCGATTCACGCTGGTCGAGGTCCCCGAGGCCCAGCGCAGCGACCCGCTCACCCCCGCCTACCACTTTGTGCTGGGGGTCGAGGTCCGCAACCTCCTCGACGCGCCGCAAAAGGTCGCCTACCGGCTCGAAGGGCCCAACGGGCTGCCGATCGAGGGGTGGTGGTTCAGCAACAAGATCGGCCAGGGGTGGGGCCAGTACGGCATCCGCGATGTGGTGGCTAGGCTCGCCGGCAATCAGGTGGTGCAGCAACGCGCCAGCAGCATCGCCGAGGGGGACGGCGAGGTCATGGAGGGCGCCCCGGTAGCGTTCGCCGGGGTCGACGCCCAGTACTTCGCCGTAGTGATGCTGCCCGAGAAGGAGACGCTGGAGCAGGTCTGGTTCGACAAGGTCGAGCCGGTGCTCGCCACGCCGCTGCTGGAAGCCGGCCCCAAGGACGGCTGGAACAAGCCGGCCGCCACCTGGAACAACCCCACCATCTCGCTGGTGCACGAACCGGTCGAGCTGGCCGCCGCCGGGGCCGAGGGAGACACCCTCAGCGAGGGCTTCAAGGTCTTCGCGGGCCCCAAGCGGCCCGACCTGCTGGCCAAGTACTACGCCGCCGACCAGCCCGCCTACAACCTGCAGGGCATCCTCCAGTACGGCTGGTTCGGCCCCGTGGCGAAGGTGATGCTGGCCATCCTGCACGTGTTCAACTCCGTGGTGGGCAACTACGGCGTTGCGATCATCATGCTCACCGTGCTGGTCCGCGGCATCATGTTCCCGCTGAGCCGCAAGCAGGCGCAGAACATGGTGCTGATGCAGACGCTCAAGCCAGAGATGGACCGCATCGCGGAGAAGTACAAGACAGACATGGACAAGCGGGCCAAGGCCCAGCAGGAGCTGTTCCGCAAGCACAAGTACAACCCCATGGGGGGCTGCCTCCCCATGTTCATCCAGCTCCCGATCTTCCTCGGGCTGTACCGCGCGCTGGCGGTGGATGTTGAGCTGCGTCAGGCGCCGCTGTTCACCGAGTCGATCCGCTTCTGCTCGAACCTGGCCGCGCCGGACATGTTCTACGACTGGTCGGCGATGGTGCCGCGCTGGTTCCAGAACGGCCAAGGGATCTTCGCCCTGGGGCCCTACTTCAACCTGCTGCCGATCCTCACGATCTGCCTGTTCCTGCTGCAGCAGAAGATGTTCATGCCGCCGGCCGCCAACGAGCAGGCAGCGATGCAGCAGAAGATGATGAAGTACATGATGGTCTTTTTCGGCCTGATGTTCTTCAAAGTCCCCAGCGGCCTGTGCCTGTACTTCATCGCGTCGAGCCTGTGGGGCATCGCCGAACGCAAACTGCTACCCAAACCGGCGCTCCCGGCCGACGCTGCCCCGGTCATGAGCAAGCCCACCAGCGTCTCGCCAAACCGCAACGGCTCGTCCGGCGCCGCGCGGAACGCCAAAAAGAAGAAACGGCGATAG
- a CDS encoding tRNA modification GTPase, whose protein sequence is MLPDQRDTIVAIASPPGGALRGVVRVSGPEAIGCVARCVESPDRVTRVSSARLVEALRLPIQGLATPLLVDAMVWPDARSYTGQPSVELHLPGSPPLLAAVVERLIAAGARTAQPGEFTLRAVLAGRIDLVQAEAVLGVIDARGDAGLRAALVRLAGGLSHPLAELRETLLMLLAELEAGLDFVEEEDVRFIEPAELAARLTAAQQQVAALGEQLARRGEQAGLPRVLLTGPPNAGKSSLLNALAERYAESPGGWSPALVSDQAGTTRDAVVVPLNAGGLRWELVDSAGRTRTPLGEIDAVAQRLAQTERDEADLILYCYAEEPIPEAPAPHLAIATKCDARPSIAGAIATSAHTGAGLAELVEGVVERLRRVDRDEDQPLIRCRESLQEAQTSLSAALALAATGADELTAAELRAALDALGRVTGVVVTDDVLDRVFSKFCIGK, encoded by the coding sequence ATGCTCCCAGACCAGCGCGACACGATCGTCGCCATCGCCAGCCCCCCCGGCGGCGCGTTGCGGGGTGTTGTGCGGGTCAGCGGGCCCGAGGCCATTGGCTGTGTCGCCCGCTGCGTTGAGTCGCCCGACCGCGTCACACGGGTGTCGTCCGCCCGCTTGGTTGAGGCGCTGCGGCTCCCCATCCAGGGGCTCGCAACGCCGCTGCTGGTCGACGCGATGGTGTGGCCCGACGCGCGCAGCTACACCGGCCAGCCGTCGGTAGAGCTCCACCTGCCGGGGTCGCCGCCGCTGTTGGCCGCGGTGGTCGAGCGGCTGATCGCCGCGGGCGCGCGGACGGCCCAGCCGGGCGAGTTTACGCTGCGGGCCGTGCTGGCCGGTCGGATCGACCTGGTGCAGGCCGAAGCGGTGCTGGGGGTGATCGACGCCCGCGGCGACGCCGGCCTGCGGGCCGCGCTGGTGCGGCTGGCCGGGGGTTTGTCGCACCCGCTGGCCGAGCTGCGTGAGACGCTGCTGATGCTGCTGGCCGAGCTAGAAGCGGGCCTCGACTTTGTCGAAGAAGAAGACGTCAGGTTCATCGAGCCCGCGGAGCTCGCCGCCCGCCTCACCGCGGCGCAGCAACAGGTCGCGGCGCTAGGCGAGCAGCTCGCCCGCCGCGGCGAGCAGGCGGGCCTGCCCCGCGTGCTGCTGACCGGCCCGCCCAACGCGGGCAAGAGCAGCCTGCTGAACGCCCTGGCCGAACGCTACGCCGAGTCGCCCGGCGGGTGGTCCCCCGCCCTGGTGTCCGACCAGGCCGGCACCACGCGCGACGCGGTGGTCGTGCCGCTCAACGCCGGGGGCCTGCGGTGGGAGCTGGTCGACTCCGCGGGACGGACCCGGACGCCGCTGGGAGAGATCGACGCGGTGGCTCAAAGGCTCGCCCAAACCGAGCGAGACGAGGCCGACCTCATCCTCTACTGCTACGCCGAAGAACCGATACCCGAGGCGCCTGCCCCTCATCTAGCCATTGCGACGAAGTGCGACGCGCGCCCGTCAATCGCCGGCGCCATCGCCACCAGCGCCCATACCGGCGCGGGGCTCGCTGAGCTGGTCGAGGGGGTCGTTGAGCGGCTGCGACGGGTCGATCGCGACGAGGACCAGCCGCTGATCCGTTGCCGCGAGTCGCTCCAAGAGGCGCAAACCTCGCTCTCCGCCGCCCTGGCCCTCGCCGCGACCGGGGCCGATGAGTTGACCGCGGCAGAGCTACGCGCCGCGCTCGACGCGCTCGGTCGGGTGACCGGCGTGGTAGTGACCGACGACGTGCTGGACCGGGTGTTCAGCAAGTTCTGCATCGGGAAGTGA
- a CDS encoding POT family MFS transporter yields the protein MSDSPYDPPQTEPAAAPTGGYRTTPDDTAGIPPGIPYIIGNEAAERFSFYGMRAILYVFMTEYLLRSDGSSGALDETTANIWYHNFVTAAYFFPVMGALLSDWLLGKYRTIILLSLVYCVGHAAMAMVDFPSQTGISPKTMLVMALTLIAVGTGGIKPCVSAHVGDQFGPRNKGLMARVFTWFYFSINFGSAISTLLTPKLLEWYGPGVAFGVPGVLMFMATVLFWSGRNRFVHVPPTGNRLFAEIVSRDGLRAIANLTPLFILIAVFWSLFDQTSSTWVEQAKHMDRSVFGLELNPSQNQATNPILILLLIPVFGLVIYPQLGRLVTLTPLRKIGIGLFLTVPSFVIPAYVQRWIDAGETPHIGWQILAYLVITAAEIMVSITALEFSYTQAPRTLKSFIMGLFLLSVALGNKFTAFVNEVIQSQRAAGVEILEGENYYWFFAAAMLGTAVLYVLWSQFYRGQTYIQGEGD from the coding sequence ATGAGCGACTCTCCGTACGACCCGCCGCAAACGGAGCCCGCTGCCGCACCGACGGGCGGCTACCGCACCACGCCCGACGACACCGCGGGGATCCCGCCGGGCATTCCGTACATTATTGGCAACGAGGCGGCCGAGCGGTTCAGCTTCTACGGCATGCGGGCCATCCTCTACGTCTTCATGACGGAGTATCTGCTCCGATCGGATGGATCGTCCGGGGCGCTCGACGAAACCACCGCGAACATCTGGTACCACAACTTTGTGACGGCCGCATATTTTTTCCCTGTGATGGGGGCGCTGCTGAGCGATTGGCTGCTCGGAAAATACCGCACCATCATCTTGTTGTCGCTGGTGTATTGCGTGGGTCACGCAGCGATGGCGATGGTCGATTTTCCTAGCCAGACCGGTATTTCACCCAAAACGATGCTGGTGATGGCGCTGACGCTCATCGCCGTGGGGACCGGCGGGATCAAGCCGTGCGTCTCTGCCCATGTGGGAGACCAGTTTGGCCCACGCAACAAGGGGCTGATGGCGCGTGTGTTCACGTGGTTCTACTTTTCGATCAATTTTGGGTCGGCGATCTCGACCCTGTTGACGCCCAAGCTGCTGGAATGGTACGGCCCCGGGGTGGCGTTTGGCGTTCCCGGCGTGTTGATGTTCATGGCGACGGTGCTCTTCTGGTCGGGGAGAAACCGCTTCGTCCACGTCCCGCCGACCGGGAATCGGCTGTTTGCAGAGATCGTGAGCCGCGATGGGCTCCGCGCCATTGCGAACCTGACGCCACTCTTCATCCTCATCGCGGTGTTCTGGTCGCTCTTTGATCAGACTTCCTCAACCTGGGTCGAGCAGGCCAAGCACATGGACCGCAGCGTGTTCGGCCTGGAGCTCAACCCGTCGCAGAACCAGGCGACCAACCCGATACTGATCCTCTTGCTGATCCCCGTGTTTGGCCTGGTGATCTACCCACAACTCGGCAGGCTTGTCACGCTGACGCCGCTGCGGAAGATCGGCATCGGGCTGTTTTTGACGGTCCCTTCGTTCGTCATCCCCGCCTACGTGCAGCGCTGGATCGACGCGGGCGAAACGCCCCACATCGGCTGGCAGATCCTTGCCTACCTGGTGATCACGGCCGCCGAGATCATGGTCTCGATTACTGCGCTGGAGTTCTCCTACACCCAGGCGCCCCGCACGCTTAAGTCGTTCATCATGGGGCTGTTCTTGCTGTCGGTAGCGTTGGGCAACAAGTTCACCGCTTTCGTGAACGAAGTGATCCAGTCTCAGCGGGCAGCCGGGGTCGAGATCCTTGAGGGCGAGAACTACTACTGGTTCTTTGCTGCGGCGATGCTGGGGACCGCGGTGCTGTACGTCCTCTGGAGCCAGTTCTACCGCGGCCAGACTTACATCCAGGGAGAGGGGGATTAA
- a CDS encoding RsmB/NOP family class I SAM-dependent RNA methyltransferase translates to MQQTLFLRRLEEVLGPLAAAAIACMGADRRVGLWGNPLRGEPEESLASISQQVPGVERTPWHAQAATAPPESRTAITHSPLVDCGAVYVQSLSSMLAPLALGVQPGEEVLDLCAAPGGKTLHLAAALRGEGYLAAVEAVRGRFFKLKDNLARCGAEGLVRLFQADGRDVGRKTPGRFDAVLLDAPCSSETRVDLRQSDALGYWSEKKIAESARKQKALLRSAIDATRPGGRVLYCTCTFAPEENELVVAHVLRRLKGKVGLEPIALPIANQAPGLTHWRGKELPAELAHTARVLPTDKMTGFFLALLRVID, encoded by the coding sequence ATGCAGCAGACTTTGTTCTTGCGCCGGCTTGAAGAGGTGCTTGGGCCCCTCGCCGCGGCCGCGATCGCGTGCATGGGCGCCGACCGCCGTGTGGGGCTGTGGGGGAATCCGCTGCGGGGAGAACCGGAAGAGTCGTTGGCGTCGATCTCGCAGCAGGTCCCCGGCGTTGAGCGGACACCGTGGCACGCACAAGCCGCCACGGCGCCCCCCGAGTCCCGCACGGCCATCACGCACTCGCCGCTGGTGGATTGCGGCGCGGTCTACGTGCAGTCGCTCTCGAGCATGCTCGCGCCGCTGGCCCTGGGCGTGCAGCCGGGAGAAGAAGTGCTCGACCTCTGCGCCGCCCCCGGCGGCAAGACGCTCCACCTGGCCGCCGCCCTGCGGGGCGAGGGCTACCTGGCCGCCGTGGAGGCCGTCCGGGGCCGGTTCTTCAAGCTGAAGGACAACCTGGCGCGTTGCGGCGCCGAGGGCCTGGTGCGGCTGTTCCAGGCCGATGGGCGCGACGTGGGACGCAAGACGCCGGGGCGTTTTGACGCGGTGCTGCTGGACGCCCCCTGCTCGAGCGAGACGCGGGTCGACCTACGCCAGAGCGATGCTCTGGGCTACTGGAGCGAGAAGAAGATCGCGGAATCGGCCCGCAAGCAGAAGGCGCTGTTGCGGTCGGCGATCGACGCCACACGGCCCGGGGGCCGGGTGCTGTACTGCACCTGCACGTTTGCGCCGGAGGAGAACGAGCTGGTCGTCGCCCACGTGCTGCGGCGATTGAAGGGGAAGGTCGGATTGGAGCCCATCGCTCTGCCGATCGCCAATCAGGCGCCCGGGCTGACGCACTGGCGGGGGAAAGAGCTGCCGGCCGAGCTCGCCCACACGGCGCGTGTGCTGCCGACGGACAAGATGACCGGGTTCTTTTTGGCCTTGCTGCGTGTGATAGACTAG
- the hemQ gene encoding hydrogen peroxide-dependent heme synthase yields the protein MSADQEPSLAPAGGGWHCSHLYYRFDRGALAQRSAEQRSTIAAVLRETLDPQSAWAPTRLQTTIISGQKADFGVMMMDPDPLKIDAVHQRLMSGPAGGVLQPAYSFVSVTEISEYVPTVEQYAQRLAQEGDPPESPAHQAKVKAYGDRLEGMNRQRLTPEFPPYKATCFYPMNKARHPAANWFTLSKEERGKLMGEHARSGMAFAGRVSQLITVALGFDDWEWGVTLWAGNPEYLKDIVYQMRFDEASARYAQFGSFYVGYVATPQEILEHCRVLS from the coding sequence ATGTCTGCCGATCAAGAACCATCGCTCGCCCCCGCCGGCGGCGGCTGGCACTGCAGCCACCTGTACTACCGCTTCGATCGTGGGGCGCTGGCGCAGCGTTCTGCGGAGCAGCGCTCGACCATCGCAGCGGTGTTGCGCGAGACGCTCGACCCCCAGTCCGCGTGGGCGCCAACCCGGCTACAAACCACGATCATCAGCGGCCAGAAGGCCGATTTCGGCGTGATGATGATGGACCCCGACCCGCTGAAAATCGACGCGGTCCACCAGCGGCTGATGTCTGGCCCGGCTGGCGGGGTGCTGCAACCCGCATATTCGTTTGTATCGGTAACCGAGATCAGCGAATACGTTCCGACGGTGGAGCAGTACGCCCAGCGGTTGGCCCAGGAAGGAGACCCCCCCGAGAGCCCCGCCCACCAGGCCAAGGTGAAGGCCTATGGCGACCGGCTGGAAGGGATGAACAGGCAACGACTTACGCCGGAATTCCCGCCGTACAAGGCGACCTGTTTCTACCCCATGAACAAGGCCCGGCACCCCGCGGCGAACTGGTTTACGCTCTCCAAAGAGGAGCGGGGCAAGCTGATGGGGGAGCACGCCCGCAGCGGGATGGCCTTCGCCGGGCGTGTCAGCCAATTAATTACTGTTGCATTAGGTTTTGACGATTGGGAATGGGGAGTTACACTGTGGGCAGGCAACCCAGAGTACCTGAAAGACATCGTCTACCAGATGCGTTTCGACGAAGCCAGCGCCCGGTACGCCCAGTTTGGGTCGTTTTACGTGGGCTACGTCGCGACGCCGCAAGAGATCCTAGAGCACTGCCGAGTCTTGTCCTAA
- a CDS encoding vanadium-dependent haloperoxidase, translated as MTSYTKKMLPIVAVFALAVGHSAARADIVLDWNATASGMLAADTQYQNPGMASRTMAMMNLAIYDAYAMTSPGGTMFYDYGGGHSSPGMTASSKAAAAQAAYTVLSSIYSGQDSLLSGQLAASLALVSDGAEKAEGIAMGTMIGQSIINSRAGDGFDASSQYMPTNAPGHWQSDPLNPGQQAWGPAWGSMQTFAIGSTAPFAPGPPPSLDSAEYAAAFNEVKSLGAVDSVTRTADQTEIGVFWGYDRLGMGTPMRMFEQVLNNVAISQGNTDKQNAELFAKASVAMADAGIVAWDSKFEHDLWRPVTGIREADTDGNPLTIADPNWVPLGAPGGLGPNGETIDNFTPPFPTYLSGHATFGGALFEVLADFYGRDDISFSLTSDELPGVTRNYTSFSEAMAENGRSRVYLGIHWNFDDALGQLAGSQVARAIMQGQFISAPAVPEPAAATLAIAVAGLVCLRRRKA; from the coding sequence GTGACTAGTTACACCAAGAAGATGCTCCCTATCGTCGCCGTGTTTGCTCTAGCTGTGGGGCACAGCGCAGCCAGAGCCGACATCGTGCTGGACTGGAACGCTACCGCGAGCGGAATGCTGGCGGCCGACACCCAGTACCAGAACCCCGGCATGGCGTCGCGGACGATGGCGATGATGAACCTCGCTATCTACGACGCCTACGCGATGACCTCGCCGGGAGGGACGATGTTCTACGACTACGGCGGCGGGCATTCCTCGCCGGGCATGACGGCCTCCTCCAAGGCCGCCGCGGCCCAGGCCGCCTACACCGTGCTGAGCTCGATCTACTCCGGCCAGGACTCGCTGCTCTCTGGCCAGTTGGCGGCAAGCCTGGCGCTGGTGTCCGACGGCGCCGAGAAGGCCGAGGGGATTGCGATGGGGACCATGATCGGCCAGTCCATCATCAACAGCCGCGCGGGTGACGGCTTCGACGCCTCCTCGCAGTACATGCCCACCAACGCGCCGGGGCACTGGCAGTCCGACCCACTCAACCCCGGTCAGCAGGCCTGGGGCCCCGCGTGGGGCAGCATGCAGACGTTCGCCATAGGCAGCACGGCGCCCTTTGCGCCGGGGCCCCCGCCCAGCCTCGACAGCGCGGAGTACGCCGCTGCCTTCAACGAAGTAAAGTCGCTCGGCGCCGTCGACAGCGTGACGCGAACCGCGGATCAAACAGAGATCGGCGTCTTCTGGGGCTACGACCGCCTGGGGATGGGCACCCCGATGCGGATGTTTGAGCAGGTGCTGAACAACGTCGCGATCAGCCAAGGGAACACCGACAAGCAGAACGCCGAGCTGTTCGCCAAGGCGTCCGTCGCCATGGCGGACGCGGGCATCGTGGCCTGGGACTCGAAGTTCGAGCACGACCTCTGGCGTCCCGTGACCGGCATCCGCGAGGCCGACACGGACGGCAATCCACTGACCATCGCCGACCCCAACTGGGTCCCCCTCGGCGCCCCCGGCGGGTTGGGCCCCAATGGCGAAACGATCGACAACTTCACCCCACCCTTCCCCACCTACCTGTCCGGTCACGCCACGTTCGGCGGCGCCCTGTTCGAGGTGTTGGCGGACTTCTACGGGCGGGACGACATCTCTTTCTCGCTTACCTCCGACGAACTCCCGGGCGTGACCCGCAACTACACGTCGTTCTCCGAAGCGATGGCGGAGAACGGTCGCAGCCGCGTCTACCTCGGCATCCACTGGAACTTTGACGACGCGCTGGGCCAGCTCGCCGGGTCGCAGGTCGCCCGGGCGATCATGCAGGGCCAGTTCATCTCGGCGCCGGCGGTGCCAGAGCCGGCGGCGGCGACGTTGGCGATCGCCGTGGCAGGCCTGGTTTGTTTGCGGCGTCGCAAGGCGTAG